AACCAAACctccacactcacacgcacacacacacacagagacacaaacactcagTCAAACACAGTCTGACACATACATACTctagcacacactcacacacacacacacacacacattcacatgcatgtCAGTGTTTCCTCTATATGCACCTAACAGCCGCGGTACGCCGCTGTTAGGTGCATATAGAAACCTCGCTGCAGGGTGCGCTTCGCGAGCACACAAAAAAGATTGCGAgcggaaaaataaacatttcaacTCCGCTACTGCAACTCcatcctaggggaaacactgcatgtgcacgcacacacacacacacacacttacactcacacacacaaacacacacactcacaaacagacaatcacacatacacacactcacacacacacacacacacacacacacacacacacacacataaactacaCACATACTAGATCCGAAAATGCCTTTGGGGAGCAGGCCTCTGCGTGCCTCTACCAGGGTGGTCGCTGGTAGCATAGACAACAGCAATAAACTCAGAGAACAGACCTCAACCAGCAATTAACCTCTGGAATGTAGCAGTCCCATTTAATGAGCATTTGTTTTTTAAGAGCGCACTTAGATAGGTCAGGAGGCTGTTGAACTGCTGCTAGCCTGTCACGCAGTAGTAAATGCAGTAGCATGGTTAGCCTGAGTAGCATGGTTAGCATGAGTAGCGCTGGTTAGCCAGCGAGCTCCTCACCTTGGTCTGCTTTCCCTTGTTCTCCTTCATGTGGGGACAGTCTTTCCCCGTCAGCAGGGCCTTGATGTCAGCCACCGGGACTAGAGACACACAAGGGCATCTTGGATCCATAACTCAACATCTGGATCAATAACTCAACATCTGGATCCATAACTCCACATCTGGATCCATAACTCAACATCTGGATCCATAACTCAACATCTGAATCCATAACTCCACATCTGGATCCATAGCTCAACATCTGGATCCATAACTGAACATCTGGATCCATAACTGAACATCTGGATCCCTAACAGAAGGTCCAGCCCACTCACTCTTCTCCTGCAGCGACTCTATTGCCGGGCTCTCAGTGTCCTCCTCCACGTCACCGTAGTGCAGCACTTTGTGATTGGGCGACAGGCGGCAGTACCACAGTTTATCTGGAAGTAGCCAATCACACAGCACGGTTAGAGATAGGAGGCATGGCCTCATGTCCTCGGTTggtatgggtatgtgtgtatgtatatgtgtgtgagggaaaATTTGACAGGAAATACgcatgtttgtgtacatgtgtttgtgtgtgtgtgtgcttccatgcatgcgtgtgtgtgtgtgtgtctacgtgtgtgcaAATGCGCGTACAaataagtttgtgtgtgcgtgcgtgccagcgtgtgtgtgtgcatgggtctgtgtgtgcgtgtgtgtgtgtgtgtgtgtgtgtgtgtgtgttcgtgggtgggtgggcgtgtgtgtgtgtgtgtaccctggCGCCGCCGGCTGCTGATCTTCCTGAACAGCGTTCCCTGACAGAGGCGGTTCAGTCTCTGCTGGCGGATCAAATCCATGAGCTCCGGCTTCAGACGCTCCTTCAGCTccctgttacacacacacacacacacacgcacacacacatacacacacacaccacacacacaaatacagacagacagaaagacggacacacacacacaaacacagacacacacacacagaggaggccCAAGGTTATTAACACTAGGGGCCCCAGGATACTCACAACAAGGGCcccaggctcctcccaccaggcTCCTCCCACCCCAGACACCTCCCACTAGCCCCAGGTAGTGCCCCAGGCTCCTCCCACTAGGGGCcccaggctcctcccaccaggtACTCACACCACGGGCAGGGCCAGCGTCTCCTCCTGGTGCAGCCGCTCCGTCTGCCTCAGCTTCAGGATCTCTCCGTAGTTCAGCGCGTTGACCTTGTTCTTGAAGAGCTCCAGGGAGGTGGGCTTACTGGACAGGGTTCTGGTGATCTGCTCCCGGACCACCTGcatcacctgggggggggggggggggggggggggggggggggggggggagatgagttCACCGTCAGTTGCAAGGTAAACACAGCTGGGACACAAAACCATAACCCACTATAGACCAGTACAGACTAGTACAGACCAGACAGACTGGACCAGTACAGGCCTTACCAGTACAGTAcagaccagtacagaccagtaTAGACCCGAACAGTAGAGACCAGTACAAACCAGACCAGACcaaaccagaccagaccagaccagtacAGGCATTACCAGTACAGTACAGACCAGTATAGACcagaccagtacagaccagtacaaaccagaccagaccagtacAGGCATTACCAGTACAGACTATCTCAGAACAGTATGGACGAGAACAGACAAGCACAGACCAGAACAGTATAGAAGCCATACTGGTCTGCATGAAGGGATATTCTGAACTTCTGCAGCAGCCAGACAGACCATCACTACTAGGTCATACATGcatgtctgtgcctgtgtgtgtgtgtgtgtgtgtgtgtgtgtgtgtgtgtgtgtgtgtgtgtgtgtgtgtgtgtgtgtgtgtgtgtgtgtgtgtgtgtgtgtgtgtgtgtgtgtgtgtgtgtgtgtgtgtgtgtgtgtgtgtgtgtgtgtgtttgagagaatcTATAGTTTCTTGATTGGGGTCATagttgtaaaaaagaaaagaaaaatcaatGGTAATAAAATCTGTGGCAGGCTGCTTCGGGCGCCGGTTAGCTAACCAGCATTCTGTTACACCACCCAACTAGCCAGCGACCTAACTAGCACAATCAACCCAGTTAGTTAACTAGCGCTCCGATTCACCACTCAACCAACCAGCTAGCTAACTGGCACAGCAATGTCCAGCTGGCCAAGGTTACTGGTGTCATGGTAACCTCTCTGTCTACAACACCACCGGCTGACATGCAaatcccttcacacacacactgctccacaCATTCAAATAACAGCACTTTATTAGCCCATTAGCCAGTGCTTTGTCACATTACTACACACAGACTGTCTCTGtactctctaacccctaccttctccttaacgacctgtctctgtactgtctaacccctacctgctccttaatgacctgtctctgtactgcctaacccctacctgctccttaatgacctgtctctatattgcctaaccctacctgctcctcaatgacctgtctctgtactgtctaaccctacctgctcctcaatgacctgtctctgtactgtctaaccctacctgctcctcaatgacctgtttGTTTTAGGTAGAGGTATCACACAGCGATGAGCTTCACGCAGGTCAACTGTTGCTCTCATTGTTTTATTCTTTTTCCAGCTGCTTCTGCTGCCTCACGCCATGCTTTGTCCTCCCaatgcccatgtgtgtgtgtatgtgtgtgtgtgtgtgtgcgtgcgtatgtgtgtgtgtgtgtgtgtgtgtgtgtttgtgggtctgtgcgcgtgcatgcgcgcgtgtgtgtgtgtgtgtgtgtgtgtgtgtgtgtgtgtgtgtgtgtgtgtgtgtgtgtgtgtgtgtgtgtgtgtgtgtgtgtgtgtgtgtgtgtgtgtgtgtgtgtgtgtgcagtaataAACAGCTGTGAGCTTCAATAAAGTCAACTGTCCAGACCAGCTGAGGTGCAGCTCCACAGTACTACAGCCCCTGTTTATGGTGCTCACCCTGCAGACTGGGTGTTTGATCACGCTACAGGAGGACTCCCTATCCCTCTGACAGACAGGGGAGAGGTCAACCCAAGAGGAACAGGAGACAGAACCTAGCCCGGGAGACAGAACCTAGCCCAGTAGAACAGGAGACAGAACCTAGCCCAGTAGAACAGGAGACAGAACCTAGCCCAGGAGAAAAGGAGACAGAACCTAGCCCAGGAGAACAGGAGACAGAACCTAGCCCAGGAGAAAAGGAGACAGAACCTAGCCCAGGAGAACAGGAGCCAGAACCTAGCCCAGGAGAAAAGGAGACAGAACCTAGCCCAGGAGAACAGGAGATAGAACCTAGCCCAGGAGAAAAGGAGACAGAACCTAGCCCAGGAGAACAGGAGACAAAACCTAGCCCAGGAGAAAAGGAGACAGAACCTAGCCCAGGAGAACAGGAGACAGAACCTAGCCCAGGAGAACAGGAGACAGAACCTAGCCCAGGAGAACAGGAGACAGAACCTATCCCAGTGGAACACTCAGTACACGGTGAAGCAGATCAAGCTACCTCGTTTTAgattacattttgtgtttttagtTAATTTAAATGTTTAGCAAACCGTTCAGCGCAGGTTATGGATAACAACGCTCTACAGGCTGAACCAGTGGCAGTTAGCAATTCTCATTAGTAAAAACATGAACGTGTGCAACTACACAATCCctaccaaatacacacacacacacacgcacacacacacacgcacacacatatctcACCTCCATCTTCAGTCCTTTGAACACAGGGCTTTTCAAAAAATATATCTCAAAGCAGATTTGACTCCGACCTACATAGCCTCTGAaaaggtgagggagagagagggcgagagagacggCGAGAGCGATACCTTGGTGTGTCAAGTGAAAGTGTGCGAGTGTTTTGTAAACAGAGAGCCtgatgtccacacacacacacacaccctccctctctctctctctcccttcgctCTCATTCCCCTCCCACTCTCAATCATTGGGCTGAATTAGCCAATAGGATGAATGCCAGCTATCCTattcacacaaccacacacacacacaagcaaacacacacacacacacacacacacacacacacacacacacacacacacacacacacacacacacacacacacacacacacacacacacacacacacacacacacacacacacacacacacacacacacacacacacacacacacacgctagggATAATTTGCGCCCAAACAGTGTATTGAAGAGCCAGTGGATGGGCAGGGCTGTGGGCGGAGTCATAAATACAtagaggaggggacaggaggagaggagagaggaggaggagacaggaggaggagaggggagaggagaggagaggagcaagggagaggaggagagaggaggggagggtagagaggagaggaggggagagaggaatggagggaggagaggagaggggttagAATATGGGTCCAACGGTCCATGTTGTCCCGCAAAGtaatatctttctctctctctccctggctctctgtatctatccatccatctctcactcttcatcctagtctccctctctctctctctctctctctctctctctctctctctctctctctctctctccctccctctctctctctctctctccctccctccctccctctctccctccctccctctctccctccctccctctccctctctccctccctccctccctccctccctccctctccctctccctccctccctctctctctctctctctctctctctctctctctctctctctctctctctctctctctctctctctctctctctctctctctctctctctgttgtttccTCATTACtgctgatgtctctctctcattgttttatcctctctctttccagctGCTTCGGCTGCCTCCCTTTGTCCTCCCCCCGCAGcccccctggtgtgtgtgtgtgtgtgtgtgtgtgtggggggggggggtggagtggggggcggggcgggggcgaACACAAAGGCCCGTCTGTCAGCCGGGCGGGCCGCGGGTCGGAGGTCGCCCTGATCCTCGGTCGTCTGGGAGAGGCGGTTGCCGAGGCGAGGCGGAGACAATATACGGAGCGCTCGCCGTCTCCCTTCTCTACGGAGCCTTCCGGAACCACCGGGCCAGCGCAGGCTAGGGTTATTAGCTTCATGTATCCGCTGGTTACCAGGGGCAACCAGCCCATCGTAACCCACCCAAGAAGGTTgatgagaagagaggaggagaggaggaggagaggagtcttACAACACTGGGAGGGGTGTGGCAGTGCTGACCCCCGGGGGAATCCAACCCCAACCCTGCCTCGCTCTACCGGTGGAGCCACAGACAATGACCAAAGTACCACCGAGTTGAAAACAAATGGTTATTGGGTCGCTTCCCACAGCTATAAACCGTCTCTAGGGGCCACTGCTCCCTCACCATGGCCCCATACGGGGGTCCGGGTATCTCATGAACGGGTTATGAGGGGTCTGTGCTCAAAGGGAGCGTTTCCTGGAAGCAAGTGTGAAGTCAAGACGGTTGAGATGATTCAACTTCTGCCCTAAAGGTCTCAGACTGTCTGGTGGGACGGAGAGACTAagacccaatcccatttctaccccttacgccttcccattaccccttccccttaccccttccccttacccctttccCTTACCcctagaaatgggattgggcctaaggcccaatcacATTTCTaacccttacgccttccccttaccctttcaaaacaagggggaggggtaaggggtagaaatgggattgggccttaggccccgtccacacgaagccgaaacgggcgaaaccgttacgatttcgatctatccggtttcgaagtatctccgtaaagacgaagccaagcgaaaccggatagatctgtagaaacgctgtagtacacatgccaggcccataaggggcgctgcttctggtacacaaatccagaagaagaagaggcgagcatgcgcataaaggctgccccccgaaccactaacaacacaaacaaacagctcttctacgatggcgaactagattctaaataaataatggcttagcaacccaacaagggacatgatatgctgcagaaagattacaagcttgtagtccgccataatcttttttgttgtgatttctgagactccgcgggcttaagagccattggctatgaggtcgaggggtggggcgatgacgtcatggtttgcggtttcagtcggtttcaggcgtccacacgaaaccaaaacgaaaccggagagatttgaaaccacctctgagggtggtttcagaagtttgcggtttcggtcagcggattcgccggcttcgtgtggacggaaggccgaaccgtacaagacctttgcggtttcgccatgaaatcggcttcgtgtggacggggccttagaggGCATGGGGAGacacgggaggaggaggagaggaaaggaggtaaggggagaggagagagaggagagaggagggaggagaggagtaacGACGGGGTCTCGGGCACCTTGTCGAAGTCCTCCTGCGTGGCCCTCATCTCCTTCCAGGTCTTGTTGAGCAGCTGGATGCAGACGCagaacagctcctccaccagccggTCCTGGCTGAAGAAGATGGGGTGGTAGTCGGCACCCGTCTccgaggctgggggggggcagtgaagGTTTTAATCTTTGGACAGAAGAGGCCTCTTACCGtcgaacactatgacctaaactGTGAATACCGGCATTGTAGCACACGATTTAAATGGTTTAAGCTGGGTAGCTAGGTTGCTATCTAGTTTACAATATAGGTACTGGTTTAACTTATGCTTTATAATAA
This genomic stretch from Gadus chalcogrammus isolate NIFS_2021 chromosome 9, NIFS_Gcha_1.0, whole genome shotgun sequence harbors:
- the elmo3 gene encoding engulfment and cell motility protein 3 isoform X2, producing the protein MEVMQVVREQITRTLSSKPTSLELFKNKVNALNYGEILKLRQTERLHQEETLALPVVELKERLKPELMDLIRQQRLNRLCQGTLFRKISSRRRQDKLWYCRLSPNHKVLHYGDVEEDTESPAIESLQEKIPVADIKALLTGKDCPHMKENKGKQTKEVLDLAFSITYDVEDYSLNFIASSRADFCLWTDGLSVLLGRDMSSESMRSELEILLSMEIKLRLLDLENVQIPDLAPPVPLPPSNYHFCYDFNATEQ